One genomic segment of Arenicella xantha includes these proteins:
- a CDS encoding SDR family oxidoreductase, with translation MKKVLITGAGSGLGRALALRYGQAGADVCVADVNQEGGQETVSQIEAAGGSAFFQGCDITQQWDVDKLAIALAERWQSLDVLVNNAGVASAGSIESERLEQWQWVLEINLLGQVRMTKAMLPLLRKSTADNRDIINIASQAGLTPAPGMGSYSVTKAAMVSFAETAHLEFAHEGIHVSVVCPSFFDTNLNQSLRSDDAGMQAVVTKMIKKSGVSADSIAEQVIKDVHARKFMVITHKEGRKAHRLKRFLPIERYLKIVKDRTKKFVKAND, from the coding sequence ATGAAAAAAGTTTTAATTACTGGGGCTGGGTCTGGTTTGGGCCGAGCCTTGGCATTACGTTATGGTCAGGCTGGTGCCGATGTTTGTGTCGCCGATGTAAACCAAGAAGGTGGGCAGGAAACCGTCAGCCAAATCGAAGCGGCTGGTGGGTCGGCGTTCTTTCAGGGCTGCGACATTACGCAGCAATGGGATGTCGACAAGCTTGCCATCGCCTTGGCCGAGCGATGGCAGTCGCTGGATGTGTTGGTCAACAACGCCGGTGTCGCATCGGCCGGTTCTATTGAGTCTGAGCGCCTAGAGCAGTGGCAATGGGTACTAGAAATCAATTTATTAGGCCAAGTGCGGATGACTAAAGCCATGCTGCCTTTGCTACGTAAAAGCACAGCGGATAATCGTGACATCATCAATATTGCATCGCAAGCCGGTTTAACGCCAGCGCCGGGCATGGGTAGCTATTCTGTTACTAAAGCGGCCATGGTTAGCTTTGCTGAGACTGCGCATCTGGAATTCGCCCATGAAGGCATCCACGTTAGTGTTGTTTGTCCGTCCTTTTTCGACACCAATCTCAACCAATCTCTACGCAGCGACGACGCGGGAATGCAAGCTGTGGTCACCAAGATGATTAAAAAGTCAGGTGTTAGCGCGGACTCAATTGCCGAACAAGTAATAAAAGATGTGCATGCACGTAAGTTTATGGTTATCACGCACAAAGAGGGGCGTAAGGCTCACCGTTTAAAGCGATTTTTACCGATCGAACGTTATCTGAAGATAGTCAAAGATCGAACTAAAAAGTTTGTTAAAGCCAATGACTAG
- a CDS encoding SDR family oxidoreductase: MNRQNILITGASSGLGFMMAKLYAAQGKNLALCARRVDKLKLLKTEIEAANPNVKVFVRELDVNNHEQVFDVFKRFAEDLGHIDRVIVNAGMGKGASLGTGYFNANKQTAITNFVSAIAQCEAALELFRAQNHGHLVTISSVSAVRGFRRAMTVYAATKAAITSLTEGIRIDLLGTPIKATTIHPGFIRSEINEKVKTVPFIVDTETGCKAILKAIDKEGANYYVPSWPWAVMCRLMKIAPLRLLAKMS, from the coding sequence ATGAATAGACAAAATATTTTGATTACTGGTGCCAGCTCGGGCCTAGGTTTTATGATGGCAAAGCTCTATGCAGCGCAAGGTAAAAACCTCGCGCTGTGTGCTCGCCGAGTCGACAAACTTAAGCTGTTGAAAACGGAAATCGAGGCCGCCAACCCTAATGTGAAGGTATTCGTTCGCGAACTCGATGTGAATAATCATGAGCAGGTATTCGACGTTTTCAAAAGGTTTGCTGAGGACTTAGGTCACATTGATCGAGTGATTGTGAATGCCGGAATGGGTAAGGGCGCATCATTGGGTACCGGTTATTTTAATGCCAATAAGCAAACTGCGATCACTAATTTTGTGTCGGCCATTGCTCAATGTGAAGCGGCATTGGAATTGTTTAGGGCGCAGAATCACGGGCATTTAGTGACTATTTCATCAGTCAGTGCCGTGCGTGGTTTTCGTCGAGCGATGACGGTGTATGCCGCTACCAAGGCGGCGATTACTTCGCTTACTGAAGGTATTCGAATCGATTTATTGGGAACGCCGATCAAGGCAACCACGATTCACCCTGGGTTTATCCGCAGCGAGATCAATGAAAAAGTTAAAACGGTTCCGTTTATTGTGGATACTGAAACTGGTTGCAAAGCCATATTGAAAGCAATTGATAAGGAGGGCGCGAATTACTATGTGCCTTCATGGCCTTGGGCGGTTATGTGTCGTCTGATGAAAATCGCGCCATTGAGACTGTTGGCGAAAATGAGCTAA
- a CDS encoding histidine phosphatase family protein, whose protein sequence is MSSIYLIRHGQASFGQENYDQLSELGQRQASRLGEVVGSRLGSINRVVLGTMHRHRQTAENCLIGFGLDLGSVDTEFDAGWNEYDHQDILAQFRPEFATAAGMTEFIRQQPNPKQAFEQDFNAAMNRWIAGEHDDYVESWHDYRARVQQALARTVERHAASTRTLVFTSGGPISLVSQQLLGVPSEAIMRMNWTLMNCAVTKLVSTKDRLFLSSLNEHSHFEGDAFKHFITYT, encoded by the coding sequence ATGAGTAGTATTTATTTGATTCGTCACGGTCAAGCTTCGTTTGGCCAAGAAAATTATGATCAGCTGTCGGAGCTTGGGCAGCGTCAAGCGTCACGCCTCGGTGAGGTTGTCGGTTCCCGCTTGGGTTCAATCAACCGAGTGGTATTAGGCACTATGCACCGACATCGCCAAACCGCAGAAAACTGTCTGATTGGGTTTGGGCTCGACTTAGGCTCAGTGGACACTGAGTTTGATGCAGGCTGGAACGAATACGATCACCAAGACATATTGGCGCAATTCAGGCCTGAGTTTGCTACAGCCGCAGGCATGACTGAGTTTATTCGGCAACAGCCTAATCCGAAACAAGCGTTTGAGCAAGATTTCAACGCTGCAATGAATCGCTGGATTGCTGGTGAACATGACGATTATGTAGAGTCATGGCATGACTATCGAGCGCGAGTTCAACAAGCGCTGGCACGCACTGTGGAGCGGCATGCGGCGTCAACCCGCACGCTGGTTTTCACCTCAGGCGGACCGATTTCCTTAGTTAGCCAACAATTATTGGGTGTGCCTTCTGAGGCGATTATGCGCATGAATTGGACTTTGATGAATTGCGCCGTGACCAAATTAGTTAGTACCAAAGACCGGCTGTTTTTATCGTCTCTCAATGAGCATTCTCATTTTGAGGGCGACGCGTTTAAGCACTTTATAACCTATACCTAA
- a CDS encoding PD40 domain-containing protein, with protein sequence MRTSISTVMLLAFFSMGAQAQTPYQLSAPMVPFGDATYLNTISPDNKRVVYTADQDTDNIEELYSVSLKGGVVTKLNSVLPMGFNVKAFLISSDSKYVVYRTRNDSTGKRNLFSVPIQGGAAVQLNTNNHTYDLSDYRITNDGQRVVYLAYNATSDAALFSLRITGGTPVNITPSSEINPSLFNLTFFISPDDQRVIFTVRVNGGQPELFSVPVAGGTIVNLNRPLTTSPSEKVTRFPAISPNSQTVVYAIKNNDASTTELYSTPMVVVRRCV encoded by the coding sequence ATGCGAACGTCAATCTCAACGGTTATGCTCCTAGCGTTCTTCAGTATGGGTGCGCAGGCACAAACACCTTATCAACTGAGTGCGCCCATGGTGCCGTTTGGCGATGCAACGTATCTCAATACCATTAGCCCTGACAATAAAAGGGTTGTGTATACCGCTGACCAAGACACGGATAATATTGAAGAACTCTATAGCGTTTCGCTCAAGGGTGGCGTGGTGACAAAATTAAACTCAGTTTTACCAATGGGTTTTAATGTGAAGGCATTTTTAATCAGCTCGGACAGTAAATACGTCGTATATCGAACGCGCAATGATTCTACTGGCAAACGAAATTTGTTTTCTGTGCCTATTCAAGGTGGCGCAGCAGTTCAACTCAATACCAACAACCACACTTACGACCTTTCAGACTACAGGATCACAAATGATGGCCAGCGAGTGGTTTACCTAGCGTATAACGCGACCTCGGATGCTGCACTTTTCAGTTTGCGAATAACCGGCGGAACGCCAGTTAATATTACCCCCAGCTCTGAGATAAACCCCAGTCTGTTCAATTTAACTTTTTTTATAAGCCCTGATGACCAACGCGTGATATTCACCGTGAGGGTTAATGGTGGTCAACCGGAGTTATTTAGTGTGCCCGTCGCTGGGGGCACTATAGTTAACTTGAATCGACCGCTAACAACAAGCCCAAGCGAGAAGGTTACCCGCTTTCCAGCAATCAGCCCGAACAGTCAGACTGTGGTATATGCAATTAAGAATAATGATGCCAGTACAACGGAGCTTTATAGCACGCCGATGGTGGTGGTGCGTCGGTGCGTATAA
- a CDS encoding transcriptional regulator — protein MREDTNLRQRRGAIEHQRDQFDAQAALPKPHAVSNEILQSWKRSAQAVNGSPACAPRDEHWVTTELWKESPLSIAAKKEQSNMEQLVKEGQLVAAIADPCGRLLWTCASGYMSKLAENLNFISGGHWSEREVGTNAVGLSLKLKRAVTVFSSEHYSPYIQDWVCYAAPIIHPVSGECMGALDISTTWNKHTALGQSATTQLAHSIAQCLPAVDNRADLEIYAMGQPRVLLHGKALCLPPRQIEILCLLALNPDGLSLQQLHMRLYGDAAVSTSTLKADVSHLRRYLDGEIGSRPYRLTLPVWADFIHIWQALNEQRINDAMAMYRGSLLTKSDSPEIEEWRYCIDAVMAQTVHACDSPIQLVKQISQNTSSSLLERERLIELLMQQGSKT, from the coding sequence ATGAGAGAAGACACTAATTTACGGCAGCGACGAGGCGCCATCGAGCATCAAAGAGATCAATTTGATGCGCAGGCAGCTTTGCCCAAGCCGCACGCAGTCTCGAACGAAATACTTCAATCGTGGAAACGCAGCGCACAGGCAGTTAATGGCTCGCCAGCATGTGCCCCCCGAGATGAGCATTGGGTAACCACTGAACTCTGGAAGGAATCACCACTCTCGATAGCAGCAAAAAAAGAGCAATCGAACATGGAGCAGTTAGTCAAAGAAGGCCAGCTCGTGGCGGCGATTGCAGACCCATGTGGCCGTTTACTCTGGACCTGCGCTAGTGGTTATATGAGCAAACTAGCCGAAAACCTCAACTTCATCTCAGGCGGACATTGGTCAGAGCGCGAAGTTGGCACAAACGCCGTGGGGCTGTCACTCAAACTCAAGCGCGCTGTAACAGTATTTTCATCAGAACACTATTCACCTTATATTCAAGACTGGGTCTGCTATGCCGCACCGATTATTCACCCAGTGTCCGGTGAATGTATGGGGGCGCTGGATATTTCTACTACCTGGAACAAGCACACCGCTCTCGGCCAGAGCGCGACAACCCAGTTAGCGCACTCGATCGCGCAGTGTTTGCCCGCTGTCGATAATCGTGCCGACTTGGAAATTTATGCAATGGGTCAGCCTAGGGTGTTACTGCATGGCAAAGCTCTGTGCTTGCCGCCAAGACAGATTGAGATACTGTGTTTGCTAGCGTTAAATCCAGATGGTCTCAGTTTGCAACAATTACATATGCGCCTCTACGGCGACGCCGCAGTCTCGACCTCAACACTGAAAGCCGATGTGTCGCATCTACGCCGTTACTTAGACGGTGAAATCGGTTCTCGACCTTACCGATTAACACTGCCCGTTTGGGCTGATTTTATACACATTTGGCAAGCCTTGAACGAGCAACGCATTAACGACGCGATGGCGATGTACAGAGGCTCCTTGTTAACTAAATCAGACTCTCCCGAGATTGAGGAGTGGCGCTACTGCATCGACGCAGTCATGGCGCAAACCGTGCACGCTTGTGATTCGCCAATCCAACTCGTGAAACAAATCAGCCAGAATACCAGCAGCAGCTTGCTTGAAAGAGAACGATTAATTGAGTTATTAATGCAACAAGGAAGCAAAACCTAA
- a CDS encoding protein adenylyltransferase SelO family protein — MLTLDNKFHRIGAGLSVPSNPQGIRQPQWIKRNKSLAESLRISPQIFLDDDGLNILSGRKILPGSNPVAQAYAGHQFGKFNPFLGDGRSVLLGELATAVGSIDLALKGSGKTPFTFSSHGRATLSCCLHEYSISEQLAAHGIPTTRCLSIIAGSDQLYQNGRSERVGVLARTAPSFVRFGSFEACYFRRDIAALTTLADYVIKHHFPNLLVDSTNPQTKYALFFQEVVTRTATLIASWQNTGFVHGMMNTDNLSIVGVTLDLGSSQFIEPRDDSYVASAIDHTGRYAFGAQPVVGLWSCNVLAKALSPLVAEEKLTQSLMKYEANFLKHLNS, encoded by the coding sequence ATGCTTACGTTAGACAACAAGTTTCACAGAATCGGAGCAGGTTTATCGGTTCCCAGTAACCCCCAGGGTATTCGACAGCCGCAATGGATTAAACGAAATAAATCGCTCGCCGAGTCTTTACGTATATCGCCGCAGATTTTTCTCGACGATGATGGTCTAAATATTTTGAGCGGCCGGAAAATACTACCTGGCTCTAACCCTGTTGCCCAAGCCTATGCTGGCCACCAATTTGGGAAATTCAACCCGTTTCTAGGAGATGGTCGCTCAGTATTGCTTGGCGAGTTAGCGACAGCCGTTGGCAGCATCGACCTAGCCCTTAAAGGTTCTGGCAAAACGCCTTTTACGTTCTCATCGCATGGGCGCGCAACCCTTTCCTGTTGTTTGCACGAATACAGCATCAGCGAACAACTCGCTGCGCATGGCATTCCAACCACACGCTGTTTGTCGATTATCGCAGGAAGTGATCAACTGTATCAAAATGGCCGTTCGGAACGTGTGGGCGTACTGGCGCGCACAGCACCTAGTTTCGTGCGCTTTGGTTCATTTGAGGCATGTTATTTCCGGCGCGATATCGCTGCATTGACGACACTCGCAGACTACGTGATAAAACACCATTTCCCCAACCTGCTAGTAGACTCCACAAACCCACAAACAAAGTACGCGCTGTTCTTTCAAGAAGTTGTAACACGAACCGCCACACTAATTGCATCTTGGCAAAACACTGGGTTTGTGCACGGCATGATGAACACCGATAACCTGTCAATCGTCGGAGTAACCTTAGATCTCGGCTCTTCGCAGTTCATTGAACCGCGCGACGACAGTTACGTCGCCAGCGCAATCGATCATACAGGTCGCTACGCATTCGGCGCGCAGCCAGTGGTTGGTTTATGGAGCTGCAATGTGTTAGCCAAAGCACTGTCACCTTTGGTCGCCGAAGAAAAGCTAACACAGTCTTTAATGAAATATGAAGCCAACTTTTTAAAACATCTCAATTCATAG
- a CDS encoding phosphotransferase family protein produces MTSSSALSDKGGAVRDGEELDLSTLNPWLKSKVEGLSGEPAVTQYAGGASNWTYCLSYPERDVVLRRAPAGTKAKGAHDMGREYRLQAALKPVYSYVPTMLAHSDDVSIVGAEFYVMEKVVGLIPRTNLPRNLSMSVEQHAALCHNALDSLIELHQVDYQSAGLDTLAKGAGYTQRQIEGWSHRYQKAKTWNVPSGQNVMRWLSDHLPADERICLTHNDFRLDNLVLDTQDPTRIIGVLDWELATLGDPLMDLGNTLAYWVEADDDFFAQKTRRQPTHLPGMLSRQQVVDYYTQKTGFSYENFSFYEVYGLFRLAGIVQQIYYRYHHKQTRNPAFKQLWVFVHYLLHRCRKIINRSGLA; encoded by the coding sequence ATGACTAGTTCGTCAGCGCTGAGTGACAAGGGTGGTGCTGTCAGAGATGGTGAAGAGCTGGACCTATCGACTCTAAACCCTTGGTTAAAGTCTAAGGTTGAGGGGCTGTCTGGCGAACCTGCTGTGACGCAATACGCTGGTGGTGCCTCCAATTGGACGTATTGCTTAAGCTACCCTGAGCGTGACGTGGTATTGCGCCGAGCTCCAGCTGGAACCAAAGCTAAGGGCGCACATGACATGGGGCGCGAGTATCGATTACAAGCGGCATTGAAACCAGTGTATTCGTATGTGCCAACGATGCTGGCGCATTCTGACGATGTGTCGATTGTTGGCGCTGAATTCTATGTTATGGAAAAGGTGGTGGGGTTAATTCCCCGTACCAATTTGCCGCGCAACCTTAGCATGAGTGTGGAGCAACACGCCGCGCTTTGCCATAATGCGCTGGATAGCTTGATTGAACTGCATCAAGTCGATTATCAGTCGGCTGGCTTAGATACGCTTGCAAAGGGCGCTGGCTATACTCAGCGGCAGATCGAGGGATGGTCGCATCGCTACCAAAAAGCCAAGACTTGGAATGTGCCTAGCGGGCAAAATGTTATGCGTTGGTTAAGTGATCACTTGCCTGCTGATGAACGAATTTGTTTAACCCACAATGATTTTCGCTTAGATAATTTGGTGCTTGATACGCAAGACCCCACGCGAATTATTGGTGTGCTTGACTGGGAGCTTGCTACGTTGGGCGACCCCCTGATGGATCTAGGGAATACTTTGGCGTATTGGGTTGAAGCTGATGATGACTTCTTTGCGCAAAAGACACGGCGTCAGCCAACTCACTTGCCTGGCATGTTGAGCCGCCAACAAGTGGTCGACTACTACACGCAGAAAACTGGGTTTAGCTACGAGAACTTCAGCTTTTACGAAGTCTATGGGCTATTTCGTCTTGCCGGTATTGTGCAGCAAATATACTACCGCTATCACCATAAGCAGACTCGTAATCCTGCCTTTAAACAGCTGTGGGTATTTGTACACTATCTACTGCATCGCTGTCGCAAAATCATCAACCGTTCAGGACTAGCATGA